The sequence TTGAAAACCACATTGATTGATAAAACAGTAACATTTGCAATTGCATCATCTGAAATGATACAGAAAATGCTCAATGTGTGAGGCATTTTGGCATGTTTTATATGTGACATGTATATGTAGATGTTAATTATATTGTCaattgtttcatttttcttttttcttgaagTTGACAGACAAAAATGGCTGAAAAGGTAGAACAAAATCCCCGAACCCCAAGGATCAAGTGCAAGGGTCAAAACCTAACCATACCAGAATTTAGCATAGAGGATTTCAAGAAGCATTCTCATATGCTTGCTTCGCCAACATCACAAGATGCTTCAAAATCAAGGTGGAAGAATTGCCTCTGCTCCCCAACCACTCATGCTGGTTCCTTCCGCTGCAGGCACCACAGAACTTCGAGCTTCGGCTCCGGTCTCAATCGGGGAGCCTCCGTCGGCTCGAACCTCTCGGAGCTGGGGGCTCGCAAGTCTAGCCCCCTTAGTGATTCAGTCCCTGCCCAATAACTTGTTCATACAAAAATATTGAGTGAAATAGTtggcatgcatgcatgttgCTTCAGCATAAGAATAATACTATCAACATAtcatcagaaaacaaaaaaacaaaacaaaaaaagaagctgaTATTGTGACAAATgttgtattaatttgttaGTAATTTGGTCTCTCCTTGGAGAGAACAATAATATTATCTACAACATATCCAACATTTGGTTGGTATCTAAAATTTTGATAGATACTTTTGAGGGTGTAATATTATTGGTTTAGTACTTGATATTCTATATGTTCTCAATGCTCTCTTTAGGAAGCTTCttctaaattgtttttattttattttataattcttCTAAATTGTTTTATATTCATGCAAAAGCACATTAATTTTCCATGGGtgtgatttttaatttgtgttAATTTTGTGCTTATATCAAAAACTACATAAATTTAAGCTTCCAAGTAATTATATttccaccaaaaacaaaagttattCTGTTTTTTGAgccaaaaaaagagataatTCTATTTGCATGCAATTTTTTATCATCACATTCACACAAGTTTCACATTACCAATTTTGTATCTGACTTTCTAAAAAGAAGGAGATGGAAATGAATTTCCTTTCTCATCATCGAGTCCCCCGTCTTGTTTTCCCTTTAACTTCACAGGTCTTCGTCTTGTCTATTCTAACCGATCACTAAAATGTTGTGATTGTCACAAGTTTAACTTATTCATAAATGTCTacgaaacaaaataaacatgaaACCATCTAAATTGAAAGAAATTGAATCTTCAAAGAGAAGTCTTCCAATATATTGAAGTGTACTtgttcttttcattttaattttgtaaaattgtTGATCACTATTTacgacaaaattgaaattcctTTAGATCGGTGTAATAATTGAAATGTTGTGTGGTAAGCAAAGAAAATTCGGCCAGGCTAGAATGAGGGGTTTTTGTAAGGGGTTATAATGAGTGGGTCCTTAATAGCTGTTCGATCCAGTGTAAAGTTATTATTGGACTGTTGGATTGAAACCCCTTATTGTAATCACTCAACATAGCCCCTCATTATAGAAGCGcccaagaaaattaaaaacaaaacaaatgaattGTTTGGTGCATTTAGAAGCCCATGGAAGTTCATTGAAGTGGGCTCAGGCCATACTTGAGATCaaacatataaaaaagatTGCACGGTTGTGACGAAACGACACCGTTACCAACACGGGCGTTGCTCACCGCCTTCCATTTGCATTCACAGCGAAATCAACCCAACCCCTCCACACCTCCTCCATCCCCACAACAACATCAAAATCTCCTTCAAATTTGGACTTACAGAAGATTAGGGTTCGGCTTTGTGCCCAACCACCATAAACTCAGAAAGGGTTCGCTGGTTCAGGCTTTTCTGTAGCTGCTGAGGTTCAAAGGAGGAGTCTTTCTCGGGTAAGGAGATTGGGTTCTGACGAATACCACCTGAAAGATATGAATTTTACATATTGAAATTCTTAGTCTTACCTAAAGTTCAAACCCAAAACAGCCTATTAGTTATTGAGTTGTACTGATGTGATAGCCCCCTCAAAACCAGTATCTCCCTGTTTATTGAGTTTTCACTGGATACATTTCGCTCATATCTCATAGTTTTCTTCAATTGCGTTTAATTGAATCTTAATTAATAAgcatgtatttttatttaggtATATATATCTGTGtattgttttattgttttaacGTGCAAAGGGTTGTGTTCTCAGGTGATTTTATCATCAAGATGCCAATGTTGACTGCTGCAAGTACAATTGTTAGCTCGCCTCTATTGCCAGCAGGTATTTTATGAGTACCCATTGCTAAGTTTCTGTGATTTTTTAAGATAATAAATTCTGTTATTTGTTTGCCAATAGTTCCAAAATCAGGATATGCTTTTTCACCTAATTTAGATTGTagcaaatatggtgttatttTTTGTATCAACTATAGTTACTTGCTCATTACCGGGGAAATTTACACAACTAGAGTGTCTCTTGAAAGAATTTCTTCTATAACTGTGTTTGTTGGAATTTCCAGTTTGATGACATTTATTACGGTTATGATGTTTCTTTGTACGGTGAAAACAGTAGGTCAATGCCCCGGACGACTGAAGCTTTCTAGCTGTGGGCCAAAAAGGGTTTGTGGTGATGGAAGAATGGTACATTTTAAGATCAAACCAGTGGGGCT comes from Prunus dulcis chromosome 6, ALMONDv2, whole genome shotgun sequence and encodes:
- the LOC117629507 gene encoding uncharacterized protein LOC117629507, with product MAEKVEQNPRTPRIKCKGQNLTIPEFSIEDFKKHSHMLASPTSQDASKSRWKNCLCSPTTHAGSFRCRHHRTSSFGSGLNRGASVGSNLSELGARKSSPLSDSVPAQ